In Bacillus sp. FJAT-45037, the following are encoded in one genomic region:
- a CDS encoding ABC transporter substrate-binding protein: MRKLKGFVMAMTMMLFVTACGQTEMEQDSGAPANDSEEPAVVEETGKLTIYTSGPGGMAERLVEEFEEETGIEVDMFQGTTGDVLGRLQAEEGNPLADVVVLASMPPAMEYKERGLTMPYESEYVDSLHDGWYDEDHHFYGFSASALALSYNTNLVEEVPTDWSDLTAEQFTNKLAIPDPTQSGTARDFIAAYINQEGDEGWELIEELKENGLSLEGANNPALQTVISGANSVVMAGVDYMVYNNMQNGEPVDLVFPESGTMVTPRPAFILESAQNVKSAQQYIDFILSDKGQEIVADAYLLPAREDVKPHEIRTELGDIQQLDFDWAYLEENTQDILEKFMGIVR, translated from the coding sequence ATGAGAAAGCTTAAAGGATTTGTAATGGCTATGACGATGATGCTGTTTGTAACAGCTTGTGGACAAACAGAAATGGAACAAGATAGTGGGGCTCCTGCAAATGATTCTGAAGAGCCAGCTGTAGTAGAAGAGACTGGGAAGCTAACGATTTATACTTCAGGGCCAGGTGGAATGGCAGAGCGTTTAGTTGAAGAATTTGAAGAAGAAACAGGTATTGAAGTAGATATGTTCCAAGGTACGACAGGGGATGTATTGGGACGTCTTCAAGCAGAAGAAGGAAATCCACTTGCTGATGTTGTTGTCCTTGCCTCTATGCCACCAGCTATGGAATATAAAGAGCGTGGGTTAACGATGCCATATGAATCAGAGTATGTAGATTCGTTGCATGATGGTTGGTATGATGAGGACCATCATTTTTATGGGTTTAGTGCATCAGCTCTAGCATTAAGTTATAACACGAACTTAGTTGAAGAGGTTCCCACAGATTGGAGTGATTTAACAGCTGAGCAGTTTACTAATAAGCTTGCGATTCCAGATCCGACTCAATCGGGGACAGCACGTGACTTTATAGCAGCTTACATTAATCAAGAAGGCGATGAAGGTTGGGAGTTAATTGAGGAATTAAAAGAGAATGGTTTATCGCTAGAAGGGGCTAATAACCCAGCACTTCAAACGGTAATAAGTGGGGCAAACTCCGTTGTGATGGCTGGTGTAGACTATATGGTATATAACAACATGCAAAATGGGGAGCCTGTTGACCTTGTGTTTCCTGAAAGTGGAACAATGGTCACACCTCGACCGGCATTTATTTTAGAAAGTGCCCAAAATGTAAAATCTGCTCAACAATATATTGATTTTATTCTTTCTGATAAAGGGCAAGAGATCGTAGCAGATGCGTATCTTTTACCTGCACGTGAAGATGTTAAACCACATGAGATTCGTACTGAATTAGGTGACATTCAGCAATTAGATTTTGATTGGGCGTACCTTGAAGAAAACACACAAGACATTTTAGAGAAATTTATGGGGATTGTGAGATAA
- a CDS encoding ABC transporter ATP-binding protein, which translates to MDIRIRNIDKWFDQLQALKPTNLHITSGEFVSLLGPSGCGKTTLLRMIAGLEDSNSGEIYFGDQCMYSKEKHVNVSPQKRKIGMVFQDFALWPHMTIFENVAYGLKATGNKKNLQEKVMTALENVQLGDHAKRYPHQLSGGQQQRIAIARATANDPSIILMDEPLSALDASLRDDMRILLQSLVKKLNMTAIYVTHDQGEAMSMSDRVVVMNAGHIMQVGTPEEVYQRPKNKTVASFVGRGVLVEALCQKVEERCELLIGKGVSVPLCEGDERKEGLVTAVIRPEHVTLSVAKEHNALEARVETVSFLGERYEISLSLTDSKYTMFAYSHQRLSVGQTIFVQIDTSNIHVMTNEGGIVHEKA; encoded by the coding sequence ATGGATATCCGCATCCGAAATATAGATAAATGGTTTGATCAGCTTCAAGCTTTAAAGCCGACAAACTTACACATTACATCAGGAGAGTTCGTAAGCTTACTAGGTCCATCAGGTTGTGGTAAAACAACATTACTTAGAATGATAGCCGGTCTTGAAGATTCTAATTCTGGTGAGATCTATTTTGGAGATCAATGTATGTACTCCAAAGAAAAACATGTGAATGTGTCTCCTCAAAAACGAAAGATTGGAATGGTTTTTCAAGACTTCGCTCTATGGCCGCATATGACAATCTTTGAGAATGTTGCCTACGGCTTAAAAGCAACGGGCAATAAAAAGAACTTACAAGAAAAAGTCATGACCGCACTTGAAAATGTTCAACTAGGTGATCATGCAAAACGCTATCCGCATCAGCTATCTGGGGGGCAGCAGCAACGGATTGCGATTGCTCGTGCGACTGCAAATGATCCTTCAATTATTTTAATGGACGAGCCATTAAGTGCACTTGATGCCTCTTTGCGAGATGATATGAGGATTCTGTTGCAGTCACTTGTAAAGAAACTTAATATGACAGCTATTTATGTGACGCATGACCAAGGTGAAGCCATGTCAATGTCAGATCGAGTAGTCGTCATGAATGCTGGGCATATCATGCAAGTCGGGACACCCGAGGAAGTGTATCAGCGTCCCAAAAATAAAACGGTCGCATCATTTGTCGGACGAGGTGTGTTAGTTGAAGCTCTTTGTCAAAAGGTGGAAGAGCGTTGTGAACTACTAATTGGTAAAGGCGTGAGTGTACCACTTTGCGAAGGTGATGAAAGAAAAGAAGGATTGGTCACTGCGGTTATTCGACCTGAACATGTGACTTTATCAGTAGCGAAAGAACATAATGCACTTGAGGCGCGAGTAGAAACAGTGAGCTTTTTAGGAGAGCGCTATGAAATCTCTTTAAGTCTTACTGATAGTAAGTACACGATGTTTGCGTACTCACACCAACGTCTCTCTGTCGGTCAAACTATTTTTGTGCAAATAGATACATCAAATATACACGTAATGACAAATGAAGGAGGAATTGTACATGAGAAAGCTTAA